In a single window of the Streptomyces sp. HUAS ZL42 genome:
- the topA gene encoding type I DNA topoisomerase: protein MSPTSETAHGGRRLVIVESPAKAKTIKGYLGPGYTVEASVGHIRDLPNGAAEVPEKYTGEVRRLGVDVEHDFEPIYVVNADKRAQVKKLKDLLKDSDELFLATDEDREGEAIAWHLLEVLKPKVPVKRMVFHEITKDAIREAVANPRDLNQRMVDAQETRRILDRLYGYEVSPVLWKKVMPRLSAGRVQSVATRLVVERERERIAFRSAEYWDLTGTFATGRAGDSSDPSSLVARLQTVDGRRVAQGRDFDSLGQLKSANILHLDEANARALAAALQDTRFSVRSVESKPYRRSPYAPFRTTTLQQEASRKLGFGAKATMQVAQKLYENGYITYMRTDSTTLSDTAVAAARAQVTQLYGADYLPPQPRTYAGKVKNAQEAHEAIRPSGDRFRTPAETGLTGDQFKLYELIWKRTVASQMKDATGNSVTVKIGGTATDGRDVEFSASGKTITFHGFLKAYVEGADDPNAELDDRERRLPQVNEGDALTAEEITVDGHATKPPARYTEASLVKELEEREIGRPSTYASIIGTILDRGYVFKKGTALVPSFLSFAVVNLLEKHFGRLVDYDFTAKMEDDLDRIARGEAQAVPWLKRFYFGEGTANGTAADAGNGDGDHLGGLKELVTDLGAIDAREVSSFPVGNDIVLRVGRFGPYVERGEKGTEQYQSKDVPADLAPDELTVELAEELLAKPSGERVLGTDPEPPHHPIVAKDGRYGPYVTEVLPEGTPKTGKNAVKPRTASLFNSMSLDTVTLEDALQLMSLPRVVGTDADGAEITAQNGRYGPYLKKGTDSRSLQSEEQLFTITLEEAQAIYAQPKQRGRAAAKPPLKELGEDPVSGKPVVVKDGRFGPYVTDGETNATLRSGDSVETITPERGFELLAEKRAKGPAKKTAKKAPAKKAAPAKKATAAKKTAAKKTTTAVKKTTTAKKTAAKKATASKSAED from the coding sequence TTGTCCCCGACCAGCGAGACCGCACACGGCGGCCGCCGACTCGTCATCGTCGAGTCGCCTGCCAAGGCGAAGACGATCAAGGGCTATCTCGGCCCCGGCTACACCGTCGAGGCGAGCGTCGGGCACATCCGCGACCTTCCCAACGGCGCCGCGGAGGTGCCCGAGAAGTACACCGGCGAGGTCCGCCGCCTCGGCGTGGACGTCGAACACGACTTCGAGCCGATCTATGTCGTCAACGCCGACAAGAGGGCCCAGGTCAAGAAGCTCAAGGACCTGCTGAAGGACTCCGACGAGCTCTTCCTCGCCACCGATGAGGACCGCGAGGGCGAGGCCATCGCGTGGCACCTCCTGGAGGTCCTGAAGCCGAAGGTGCCCGTCAAGCGGATGGTGTTCCACGAGATCACCAAGGACGCGATCCGTGAGGCCGTCGCCAACCCGCGCGATCTCAACCAGCGCATGGTCGACGCCCAGGAGACCCGCCGCATCCTCGACCGCCTCTACGGCTACGAGGTCTCGCCGGTCCTGTGGAAGAAGGTCATGCCGCGTCTGTCGGCAGGCCGTGTCCAGTCGGTCGCCACACGCCTCGTCGTGGAGCGGGAACGCGAGCGCATCGCGTTTCGTTCTGCCGAGTACTGGGACCTGACGGGCACCTTCGCGACCGGCCGCGCGGGGGACTCGTCGGACCCGTCGTCGCTGGTCGCCCGCCTGCAGACCGTCGACGGCAGGCGGGTCGCGCAGGGCCGTGACTTCGACTCCCTGGGACAACTCAAGAGCGCGAACATCCTCCACCTCGACGAGGCGAACGCCCGCGCCCTGGCCGCCGCACTCCAGGACACGCGGTTCTCCGTCCGCTCCGTCGAGTCCAAGCCGTACCGCCGCTCGCCGTACGCCCCGTTCCGTACGACGACGCTGCAGCAGGAGGCCAGCCGCAAGCTCGGCTTCGGCGCGAAGGCCACCATGCAGGTCGCGCAGAAGCTGTACGAGAACGGCTACATCACCTACATGCGTACGGACTCCACGACGCTGAGCGACACCGCCGTGGCCGCCGCCCGCGCCCAGGTCACGCAGCTGTACGGCGCCGACTACCTGCCGCCCCAGCCGCGCACCTACGCCGGGAAGGTCAAGAACGCGCAGGAGGCGCACGAGGCGATCCGCCCCTCAGGTGACCGCTTCCGCACCCCTGCCGAGACCGGTCTGACCGGCGACCAGTTCAAGCTCTACGAGCTGATCTGGAAGCGGACGGTCGCCTCCCAGATGAAGGACGCGACCGGCAACAGCGTGACGGTAAAGATCGGTGGCACCGCCACCGACGGCCGGGACGTCGAGTTCAGCGCGTCGGGCAAGACGATCACCTTCCACGGCTTCCTGAAGGCGTACGTCGAGGGCGCGGACGACCCGAACGCCGAGCTGGACGACCGCGAGCGCCGGCTGCCGCAGGTGAACGAGGGCGACGCCCTCACGGCCGAGGAGATCACGGTCGACGGGCACGCCACCAAGCCCCCGGCCCGCTACACCGAGGCCTCCCTGGTCAAGGAGCTCGAGGAGCGCGAGATCGGCCGCCCCTCGACGTACGCGTCGATCATCGGCACGATCCTCGACCGCGGCTATGTGTTCAAGAAGGGCACGGCGCTCGTCCCGTCCTTCCTGTCCTTCGCCGTGGTCAACCTCCTGGAGAAGCACTTCGGGCGGCTCGTCGACTACGACTTCACCGCCAAGATGGAGGACGACCTCGACCGCATCGCGCGCGGCGAGGCGCAGGCCGTGCCGTGGCTGAAGCGCTTCTACTTCGGTGAGGGCACCGCCAACGGCACCGCGGCCGACGCCGGCAACGGCGACGGGGACCACCTCGGCGGCCTCAAGGAGCTGGTGACCGACCTGGGCGCGATCGACGCGCGCGAGGTGTCGTCGTTCCCCGTCGGCAACGACATCGTGCTGCGGGTCGGCCGCTTCGGCCCCTACGTCGAGCGCGGCGAGAAGGGCACCGAGCAGTACCAGTCCAAGGATGTTCCGGCGGACCTGGCGCCCGACGAGCTGACGGTCGAGCTGGCCGAGGAACTGCTGGCCAAGCCGAGCGGTGAGCGCGTGCTCGGGACCGACCCGGAGCCGCCGCACCACCCCATCGTGGCCAAGGACGGCCGCTACGGCCCGTACGTCACCGAGGTGCTCCCCGAGGGCACCCCGAAGACGGGCAAGAACGCCGTCAAGCCGCGTACGGCCTCGCTGTTCAACTCGATGTCGCTGGACACGGTGACGCTCGAGGACGCGCTGCAGCTGATGTCGCTGCCGCGTGTCGTCGGTACGGACGCGGACGGCGCGGAGATCACCGCGCAGAACGGCCGCTACGGGCCCTATCTGAAGAAGGGCACGGACTCGCGTTCCCTGCAGTCCGAGGAGCAGCTCTTCACGATCACGCTGGAGGAGGCGCAGGCGATCTACGCCCAGCCGAAGCAGCGTGGCCGCGCGGCCGCCAAGCCGCCGCTGAAGGAACTGGGCGAGGACCCGGTCAGCGGGAAGCCGGTCGTCGTCAAGGACGGCCGCTTCGGCCCGTATGTCACCGACGGCGAGACCAACGCGACCCTGCGCTCCGGCGACAGCGTCGAGACGATCACCCCGGAGCGCGGCTTCGAGCTGCTCGCCGAGAAGCGTGCGAAGGGGCCCGCCAAGAAGACGGCGAAGAAGGCGCCCGCGAAGAAGGCGGCCCCGGCCAAGAAGGCCACCGCCGCCAAGAAGACGGCGGCGAAGAAGACGACGACGGCTGTGAAGAAGACGACCACGGCGAAGAAGACGGCCGCGAAGAAGGCGACGGCTTCGAAGTCGGCGGAGGACTGA
- a CDS encoding protein kinase, giving the protein MAGETPEQGEGRVINGRYRLLRTLGAGGMGRVWLAYDQELACEVAMKEIALPDTPMDASEPAQRIARARSEARHAARLRGHPHVATVHDVVVHEGLPWIVMEYVPDAVDLQAVVRRSGPLPPAEVARIGLAVLDALTAGHRVGILHRDVKPANILLASDASGDPYARVLLTDYGIALQPESREPRLTATAGILGTPGYLAPERARGEPPTPAADMFSLGATLYATVEGRGPFDRQGEYATLTALLGEEPTPPVRAGELAPVLQGLLVKDPVRRSSPEAVARGLERVVQGAAGTAVGGSPGWRAAPSAGAGQGAAGPPQGSFGPPPEGFGVGSGGNGASTPGGHPAGAPAGWSGSAAPGTPQTPGTPPTPGAPPTPNTPPTPHTPDRAPGSPGAGGSGVPGAGGPGSGGPATPGAGDPGGGGPGGGGPSGAGRSGADPALGGLGPATPGGAAGATPGSPPYDAWPPPTAQRPFAPDNPYARAPGSPYGSGGAQSPPYGGGSGAPPYAGGSTPSPYAGSGSPPPHAESSSRPPFAGGSNPAPPYAGSSPGPYAGRGAPSAYPSAAYGSGGYGGGPTVPGQRGDGPPPGGRKRVAIVALVVGLVLVIAGGAWAAVSLTGDDDGGGKNSAATKKSPPASPSPSPSPTGPVYPYGDLVGLTEPLETGDCVKAVWSGAPFKSAPNLGVVDCAEDWPDGQVVAVDTATDYADARAQGAKRCEDLSRAVVQALPDAGGYAVVPTKEGFTAANSGTACLVLGSHAAIGGEVGRFRDAGTDLWVGQMSVGDCWVYEEKEDSYEAPLTDCAKPHTDQVIGTVQAPATMSYKNGTDNATKLCANKFESTWAPGSERIVIGWVSDEDDWKAGFNKVVCTVSRADNTKTAGKIPVPGSV; this is encoded by the coding sequence ATGGCGGGGGAGACGCCGGAACAGGGTGAAGGCAGGGTCATCAACGGCCGTTACCGGCTGCTGCGGACGCTCGGCGCGGGCGGCATGGGCCGCGTGTGGCTCGCGTACGACCAGGAGTTGGCCTGCGAAGTCGCGATGAAGGAGATCGCGCTTCCGGACACGCCGATGGATGCGAGCGAGCCCGCACAGCGCATCGCACGAGCCCGCAGCGAAGCCCGGCACGCGGCGCGGTTGCGCGGCCACCCGCACGTGGCGACGGTGCACGACGTGGTGGTGCACGAGGGGCTGCCCTGGATCGTCATGGAGTACGTGCCGGACGCCGTGGACCTCCAGGCGGTCGTACGACGGTCGGGGCCACTGCCTCCCGCCGAGGTCGCCCGCATCGGGCTCGCCGTCCTCGACGCGCTCACCGCCGGGCACCGCGTCGGCATCCTCCACCGGGACGTCAAACCGGCCAACATCCTTCTGGCGTCGGACGCTTCGGGCGATCCCTACGCGCGCGTGCTGCTCACCGACTACGGCATCGCGCTCCAGCCCGAGTCGCGCGAGCCCCGGCTCACCGCCACCGCCGGCATCCTCGGCACGCCCGGCTACCTCGCCCCGGAGCGCGCACGGGGCGAGCCGCCCACCCCGGCCGCCGACATGTTCTCGCTGGGCGCCACGCTGTACGCCACCGTGGAGGGCCGAGGGCCCTTCGACCGCCAGGGCGAGTACGCGACCTTGACCGCCCTGCTCGGCGAGGAGCCGACACCGCCGGTGCGCGCGGGCGAACTGGCGCCCGTGTTGCAGGGGTTGCTCGTCAAGGACCCCGTGCGCAGATCCTCGCCGGAGGCGGTGGCGCGTGGCCTGGAGCGTGTGGTGCAGGGGGCGGCCGGGACGGCGGTCGGCGGCTCGCCGGGGTGGCGAGCGGCGCCTTCGGCCGGGGCGGGGCAGGGGGCCGCCGGCCCGCCGCAAGGGAGCTTCGGCCCGCCGCCCGAGGGATTCGGGGTGGGGTCGGGCGGGAACGGCGCGAGCACGCCGGGCGGCCACCCCGCGGGAGCGCCCGCCGGCTGGAGCGGCTCCGCAGCACCGGGCACCCCGCAGACGCCGGGCACACCGCCGACCCCCGGGGCCCCACCCACGCCGAACACGCCGCCGACGCCGCACACTCCGGACAGGGCGCCGGGAAGCCCGGGTGCGGGCGGTTCCGGTGTACCCGGAGCCGGTGGTCCCGGAAGCGGGGGTCCGGCCACCCCGGGAGCGGGTGACCCGGGCGGAGGCGGACCGGGCGGTGGTGGACCGTCCGGCGCCGGCCGGAGCGGCGCTGATCCGGCCCTGGGCGGCCTCGGGCCTGCCACGCCCGGCGGGGCGGCCGGGGCGACGCCCGGCTCACCGCCGTACGACGCATGGCCGCCGCCGACGGCGCAGCGTCCCTTCGCCCCCGACAACCCGTACGCGCGGGCGCCCGGATCCCCCTACGGGAGCGGCGGGGCGCAGTCGCCGCCGTATGGCGGAGGTTCCGGCGCGCCGCCGTACGCGGGAGGGTCCACACCGTCACCGTACGCGGGGAGCGGCAGCCCGCCGCCACACGCCGAGAGCAGCAGCCGGCCGCCGTTCGCCGGCGGCAGCAACCCTGCGCCTCCCTACGCGGGAAGCAGCCCTGGGCCGTACGCGGGCAGGGGTGCGCCGTCGGCGTACCCCTCGGCGGCATACGGGAGCGGCGGCTACGGTGGCGGGCCCACTGTTCCCGGCCAGCGCGGCGACGGCCCGCCCCCCGGCGGCAGGAAGCGCGTGGCGATCGTCGCCCTCGTCGTCGGTCTCGTCCTCGTGATCGCGGGCGGTGCCTGGGCGGCCGTGTCACTGACCGGCGACGACGACGGCGGCGGCAAGAACAGCGCCGCCACGAAGAAGTCTCCCCCCGCGAGTCCTTCACCGTCTCCGTCGCCGACCGGACCCGTGTATCCGTACGGCGACCTGGTCGGGCTCACCGAGCCGCTGGAGACGGGGGACTGTGTGAAGGCGGTCTGGTCGGGGGCGCCGTTCAAGTCGGCACCGAACCTCGGGGTGGTGGACTGCGCCGAGGACTGGCCCGACGGCCAGGTCGTGGCGGTCGACACGGCCACCGACTACGCGGACGCCCGGGCACAGGGCGCGAAACGGTGCGAGGACCTGAGCCGGGCCGTCGTCCAGGCACTCCCGGACGCGGGCGGGTACGCCGTCGTGCCGACGAAGGAGGGCTTCACCGCGGCCAACAGCGGTACGGCATGTCTCGTACTCGGCAGCCATGCCGCGATAGGCGGCGAGGTGGGCCGCTTCCGTGACGCGGGCACCGACCTGTGGGTCGGGCAGATGAGCGTCGGCGACTGCTGGGTCTACGAGGAGAAGGAGGACAGCTACGAGGCGCCCCTCACGGATTGCGCCAAACCGCACACGGATCAAGTGATCGGAACCGTTCAGGCTCCGGCCACGATGAGCTACAAGAACGGCACCGACAACGCGACCAAGCTGTGCGCCAACAAGTTCGAGTCGACCTGGGCACCGGGCTCCGAGCGCATCGTGATCGGCTGGGTGAGCGACGAGGACGACTGGAAAGCCGGCTTCAACAAGGTGGTGTGCACGGTGAGCCGCGCCGACAACACGAAGACGGCCGGAAAGATACCCGTGCCCGGCTCGGTCTGA
- a CDS encoding methyltransferase, with product MGGVSNAILSPLPSSDRPEVAARLREALLGAGFTADGLLELLGAPAYAALARSETVPALRATRGDSPLELLVRLFLLQQPVPHARVADVLPVGACVESGWLVRVGGDSAAEVAATVDVRPYGGLGGEDWFIVSDLGCAVGGAGGIGSRDESVVLGVGGASTTLAGITVRTPVTSALDLGTGSGIQALHAAQHATRVTATDINARALHITALTLALSGAPAADLRAGSLFEPVRDDETYDLIVSNPPFVISPGARLTYRDGGMGGDDLCRTIVQQAGERLNEGGFAQFLANWQHVEGEDWQDRLRSWVPRGCDAWIVQREVQDITQYAELWLRDAGDHRGDPAEYEARYDAWLDEFEARKVRAVGFGWITLRRTDAAEPCVTVEEWPHPVEQPLGDTVRAHFDRLDYLRANDDAALLAGHFKLAAEVIQEQVGLPGAEDPEHVVLRQHRGMRRATKVDTIGAGFAGVCDGSLSAGRILDAIAQLMGEDPVLLRDRTPAQIRLLVEQGFLEPA from the coding sequence ATGGGGGGCGTGAGTAACGCCATCCTCTCGCCCCTGCCCTCCTCCGACCGCCCCGAGGTCGCCGCCCGGCTCCGGGAGGCCCTGCTCGGGGCCGGCTTCACCGCCGACGGACTGCTCGAGCTGCTCGGCGCCCCCGCTTACGCGGCGCTGGCGCGCAGCGAGACCGTGCCCGCGCTCCGGGCGACACGCGGGGACTCGCCGCTGGAACTGCTCGTACGGCTGTTCCTGCTGCAGCAGCCCGTGCCGCACGCGCGCGTGGCGGACGTTCTGCCCGTCGGCGCGTGCGTGGAGAGCGGATGGCTGGTGCGCGTCGGCGGGGACTCGGCAGCCGAAGTGGCCGCGACGGTGGACGTACGACCGTACGGCGGGCTCGGCGGCGAGGACTGGTTCATCGTGTCCGACCTGGGGTGCGCGGTCGGCGGTGCGGGGGGCATCGGCAGCCGCGACGAGAGCGTGGTCCTCGGTGTCGGCGGCGCCTCCACGACCCTCGCGGGCATCACCGTCCGTACCCCCGTCACCTCCGCCCTCGACCTCGGTACGGGCTCCGGAATCCAGGCGCTGCACGCGGCGCAGCACGCCACGCGCGTGACGGCGACCGACATCAACGCGCGCGCCCTGCACATCACCGCGCTCACCCTGGCGCTGTCCGGCGCCCCGGCCGCGGACCTGCGCGCGGGCTCGCTGTTCGAGCCGGTCCGGGATGACGAGACGTACGACCTGATCGTGTCCAACCCGCCGTTCGTGATCTCACCGGGTGCGCGGCTGACGTACCGCGACGGCGGGATGGGCGGGGACGATCTGTGCCGCACGATCGTTCAGCAGGCGGGGGAGCGGCTGAACGAGGGCGGGTTCGCGCAGTTCCTCGCCAACTGGCAGCACGTGGAGGGGGAGGACTGGCAGGACAGGCTCAGGTCGTGGGTGCCGCGCGGGTGCGACGCGTGGATCGTGCAGCGCGAGGTGCAGGACATCACGCAGTACGCCGAGCTGTGGCTCAGGGACGCAGGTGACCACCGGGGCGACCCGGCCGAGTACGAGGCGCGGTACGACGCTTGGCTGGACGAGTTCGAGGCGCGCAAGGTGAGGGCCGTGGGCTTCGGCTGGATCACGCTGCGCAGGACGGACGCCGCGGAGCCCTGCGTCACCGTCGAGGAGTGGCCGCACCCGGTCGAACAGCCGCTCGGCGACACGGTCCGGGCCCACTTCGACCGCCTCGACTACCTGCGGGCGAACGACGACGCGGCGCTGCTCGCAGGGCACTTCAAGCTGGCCGCCGAGGTGATCCAGGAGCAGGTCGGGCTGCCCGGCGCCGAGGACCCCGAGCACGTCGTGCTGCGCCAGCACCGCGGCATGCGCCGGGCCACCAAGGTGGACACGATCGGCGCGGGATTCGCGGGCGTCTGCGACGGTTCGCTGAGCGCCGGCCGCATCCTGGACGCGATCGCCCAATTGATGGGCGAGGATCCGGTGTTGCTGCGCGACCGCACGCCGGCGCAGATCCGGCTTCTGGTGGAGCAGGGGTTCCTCGAGCCGGCCTGA
- a CDS encoding small secreted protein — MEGTNPVNKKLAAALSGGAVLVLALSGCSSDDGNAELDAWAKQVCDTLPAQDSKVDAANEAIRQAAADNKAPETVKQTDSKAFQDMSDAYKALATAVDNAGAPPGVEDGAKKQQAAVKELTALSASYAALKKEVDALDTKDQGKFADGLQEIATKLGKLSQSSNTALKNLEKGDVKDAMAEQASCKKVAASASASSTQG, encoded by the coding sequence ATGGAAGGGACCAATCCGGTGAACAAGAAGCTCGCGGCCGCACTGTCCGGCGGTGCGGTACTGGTACTGGCGCTGTCAGGATGCTCCAGCGACGACGGCAACGCCGAACTGGATGCCTGGGCCAAGCAGGTCTGTGACACGCTGCCCGCACAGGACTCGAAGGTCGACGCCGCCAACGAGGCGATCAGGCAGGCCGCCGCCGACAACAAGGCGCCGGAGACCGTCAAGCAGACCGACTCCAAGGCCTTCCAGGACATGTCCGACGCCTACAAGGCGCTCGCGACCGCCGTCGACAACGCGGGGGCGCCTCCCGGCGTCGAGGACGGCGCGAAGAAGCAGCAGGCCGCCGTCAAGGAGCTCACCGCCCTCTCCGCGTCGTACGCCGCCCTGAAGAAGGAGGTGGACGCGCTCGACACGAAGGACCAGGGGAAGTTCGCCGACGGTCTGCAGGAGATCGCCACCAAGCTCGGCAAGCTCAGCCAGAGCAGCAACACCGCGCTGAAGAACCTGGAGAAGGGCGACGTCAAGGACGCCATGGCCGAGCAGGCCAGCTGCAAGAAGGTCGCCGCCTCCGCGTCGGCGAGTTCGACGCAGGGCTGA
- a CDS encoding sodium-translocating pyrophosphatase translates to MAGLSTPHQLDHPTAFAAAVLTDDNRILVTVIGVVALAALVVAGVLLRQVLAAGEGTDSMKKIAAAVQEGANAYLARQLRTLGVFAVVVFFLLMLLPADDWNQRAGRSVFFLIGAAFSAATGYIGMWLAVRSNVRVAAAAREATPAAGEPEKDLTAVSHKAMKIAFRTGGVVGMFTVGLGLLGASCVVLVYAADAPKVLEGFGLGAALIAMFMRVGGGIFTKAADVGADLVGKVEQGIPEDDPRNAATIADNVGDNVGDCAGMAADLFESYAVTLVAALILGKAAFGDAGLAFPLLVPAIGVLTAMVGIFAVAPRRADRSGMTAINRGFFISAVISLALVAVAVFVYLPGKYADLDGVTDAAIQAKDGDPRILALVAVAIGILLAAVIQQLTGYFTETNRRPVKDIGKTSLTGPATVVLAGISVGLESAVYTALLIGLGVYGAFLLGGASIMLALFAVALAGTGLLTTVGVIVAMDTFGPVSDNAQGIAEMSGDVEGAGAQVLTNLDAVGNTTKAITKGIAIATAVLAASALFGSYRDAITTGAHDVGEKLSGAGAPMSLMMDISQPNNLVGLIAGAAVVFLFSGLAINAVSRSAGSVVFEVRRQFREKPGIMDYSETPEYGKVVDICTRDALRELATPGLLAVLAPIFVGFTLGVGALGAFLAGAIGAGTLMAVFLANSGGAWDNAKKLVEDGHHGGKGSDAHAATVIGDTVGDPFKDTAGPAINPLLKVMNLVSLLIAPAVIKFSYGEDKSIGVRILIAVLALLVIVGAVYVSKRRGIAVGDEDNADRVSKSPDPAVVS, encoded by the coding sequence ATGGCGGGGCTTTCTACCCCTCATCAGTTGGACCATCCCACAGCCTTCGCAGCTGCAGTGCTGACCGACGACAACCGCATCCTCGTGACGGTCATCGGGGTCGTGGCGCTGGCCGCCCTCGTGGTCGCGGGCGTGCTGTTGCGCCAGGTGCTCGCGGCGGGCGAAGGCACCGACAGCATGAAGAAGATCGCAGCGGCGGTCCAGGAAGGCGCGAACGCCTATCTGGCCCGGCAGCTGCGCACGCTCGGCGTCTTCGCCGTCGTGGTGTTCTTCCTGCTCATGCTGCTGCCCGCGGACGACTGGAATCAGCGTGCCGGTCGATCCGTCTTCTTCTTGATCGGCGCGGCGTTCTCGGCGGCCACCGGCTATATCGGCATGTGGCTCGCCGTGCGCAGCAATGTGCGCGTCGCCGCGGCGGCCCGGGAAGCGACCCCCGCGGCGGGTGAACCGGAAAAGGATCTCACCGCCGTCTCGCACAAAGCCATGAAGATCGCTTTCCGAACGGGCGGCGTCGTCGGCATGTTCACGGTGGGCCTCGGTCTGCTGGGCGCCTCCTGTGTGGTGCTGGTGTACGCGGCCGACGCGCCGAAGGTGCTCGAGGGCTTCGGCCTCGGGGCCGCCCTGATCGCCATGTTCATGCGTGTCGGAGGCGGCATCTTCACCAAGGCCGCCGACGTCGGCGCCGACCTGGTCGGCAAGGTCGAGCAGGGCATTCCGGAGGACGATCCGCGCAATGCCGCGACCATCGCCGACAATGTGGGCGACAACGTCGGCGACTGCGCGGGCATGGCGGCCGACCTCTTCGAGTCGTACGCCGTGACCCTGGTCGCCGCGCTGATCCTCGGCAAGGCGGCCTTCGGCGACGCCGGCCTGGCGTTCCCGCTGCTCGTGCCGGCGATCGGCGTCCTGACCGCGATGGTCGGCATCTTCGCCGTGGCCCCGCGCCGCGCCGACCGCAGCGGCATGACGGCGATCAACCGCGGCTTCTTCATCTCCGCGGTGATCTCGCTCGCGCTGGTCGCCGTGGCCGTCTTCGTGTATCTCCCCGGCAAGTACGCCGACCTGGACGGCGTCACCGACGCGGCGATCCAGGCCAAGGACGGCGATCCGCGGATCCTCGCGCTCGTCGCGGTGGCGATCGGCATCCTGCTGGCCGCCGTCATCCAGCAGCTGACCGGCTACTTCACCGAGACCAATCGCCGTCCGGTCAAGGACATCGGCAAGACCTCGCTCACCGGCCCGGCCACCGTCGTCCTGGCCGGTATCTCCGTCGGCCTCGAGTCGGCCGTCTACACCGCCCTGCTGATCGGCCTCGGCGTGTACGGGGCGTTCCTGCTCGGCGGTGCGTCGATCATGCTGGCGCTGTTCGCGGTGGCCCTGGCCGGCACCGGCCTGCTCACCACGGTCGGCGTGATCGTCGCGATGGACACCTTCGGGCCGGTCTCCGACAACGCGCAGGGCATCGCCGAGATGTCCGGCGATGTCGAGGGCGCCGGCGCGCAGGTGCTCACCAACCTGGACGCGGTCGGCAACACCACCAAGGCCATCACCAAGGGCATCGCCATCGCCACCGCCGTCCTGGCGGCGTCGGCGCTCTTCGGTTCGTACCGCGACGCCATCACCACCGGCGCGCACGACGTCGGAGAGAAGCTCTCCGGAGCCGGCGCGCCGATGAGCCTGATGATGGACATCTCGCAGCCCAACAACCTCGTCGGCCTGATCGCCGGTGCCGCGGTCGTCTTCCTCTTCTCGGGGCTGGCGATCAACGCGGTGTCGCGGTCGGCGGGTTCCGTGGTCTTCGAGGTGCGGCGGCAGTTCCGCGAGAAGCCCGGGATCATGGACTACAGCGAGACGCCGGAGTACGGCAAGGTCGTCGACATCTGCACCAGGGACGCCCTGCGCGAACTCGCCACACCCGGTCTGCTCGCGGTGCTGGCGCCCATCTTCGTCGGGTTCACGCTCGGGGTCGGCGCCCTCGGCGCGTTCCTGGCGGGTGCGATCGGCGCCGGCACGCTGATGGCGGTGTTCCTCGCCAACTCCGGCGGCGCCTGGGACAACGCCAAGAAGCTCGTCGAGGACGGCCACCACGGCGGCAAGGGCAGCGATGCCCACGCCGCGACGGTGATCGGCGACACGGTCGGCGACCCCTTCAAGGACACCGCGGGCCCCGCGATCAACCCGCTGCTGAAGGTGATGAACCTGGTGTCGCTGCTCATCGCGCCCGCGGTGATCAAGTTCAGCTACGGCGAGGACAAGAGCATCGGCGTCCGGATCCTCATCGCGGTCCTCGCGCTTCTCGTCATCGTCGGCGCGGTGTACGTCTCCAAGCGGCGTGGCATCGCCGTGGGTGACGAAGACAACGCCGATCGGGTGTCCAAGTCGCCGGATCCCGCGGTGGTTTCGTAG
- a CDS encoding ATP-binding protein, with translation MATVELRFSALPEHVRTARLVAAAVARRAGVDEAALDEVRLAVGEACTRAVGLHQSGGITAPVKVLLIEEEKQFSIEVGDEAPRSAPGDRAPGAAADDAEAEEDDMGLAVISGLVDDVEVTAGLHGGLIRMRWPTTPPAVALA, from the coding sequence ATGGCCACCGTTGAACTCCGCTTCAGCGCGCTGCCCGAGCACGTCAGGACCGCCCGGTTGGTGGCGGCAGCGGTGGCGCGCAGGGCCGGAGTGGACGAGGCCGCCCTCGACGAGGTCAGGCTCGCCGTCGGTGAGGCCTGCACCCGCGCCGTCGGACTGCACCAGAGCGGCGGCATCACGGCGCCGGTGAAGGTGCTGCTGATCGAGGAGGAGAAACAGTTCTCCATCGAGGTCGGCGACGAGGCTCCCCGCTCGGCCCCCGGAGACCGGGCGCCCGGCGCCGCAGCCGACGACGCCGAGGCCGAGGAGGACGACATGGGCCTCGCGGTCATCAGCGGGCTCGTGGACGACGTGGAGGTGACCGCCGGGCTCCACGGCGGGCTGATCCGCATGAGGTGGCCGACCACACCGCCGGCCGTGGCGCTCGCCTGA
- the bldG gene encoding anti-sigma factor antagonist BldG codes for MDLSLSTRTVGDRTVVEVGGEIDVYTAPKLREQLVELVNDGNFHLVVDMEGVDFLDSTGLGVLVGGLKRVRAHEGSLRLVCNQERILKIFRITGLTKVFPIHTSVEEAVAATD; via the coding sequence GTGGACCTGTCCCTGTCGACCCGTACCGTCGGCGATCGTACGGTCGTCGAGGTCGGTGGCGAAATCGACGTATATACCGCGCCCAAGCTGCGCGAGCAGCTGGTCGAGCTGGTGAACGACGGGAATTTCCACCTCGTCGTCGACATGGAGGGCGTGGACTTCCTCGACTCCACCGGGCTCGGCGTGCTGGTCGGCGGCCTGAAGCGGGTACGAGCCCATGAGGGCTCGCTGCGCCTGGTCTGCAACCAGGAGCGCATTCTGAAGATCTTCCGCATTACCGGTCTCACCAAGGTGTTCCCGATCCACACCTCGGTCGAGGAAGCGGTGGCGGCCACCGACTGA